TGGCCAGCGACTCCAGTCAGATTCGCCAGGTCCTGCGCGAGGCGCTCAAACTGCTGCCGATGGGCGCGGGCAATGTGCGCATCCACCTCAATCCCCAGGATTTCGAGGTGATCAAGGCCCTGCGCGAGCGCCACGAAGAGAGCTGGCGCATTCTCGAGGATGACGCCATGCTGCCTGGCGGCTGCCGCGTCGAGAGCGAGCACAGCCGTATCGATGCGAGCATGGAGACGCGCCTGGAGCAGGCGCTCAAGCAGTTGTTCGAGCAGCAGCGCGAACAGGTTACCAACCCCGTGGCGGCTGATCTGGATATCGATCTGGACGCTGCGCAGGAGTTGCCCGATGCGCCTTGAGCGCACCAGCTTCGGCAAGCGCCTGGCCGGCTATCGTGAGGCCGTGCAACTGCCGGTGCAGCCGGTGGTGGAGGGGCGCCTGCTGCGCATGGTCGGCCTGACCCTGGAGGCCGAGGGCCTGCGTGCGGCCCTGGGCAGCCGCTGCCTGGTGATCAACGACGACAGCTACCACGCGGTGCAGGTCGAGGCCGAGGTGATGGGGTTCTCCAACGGCAAGATCTACCTGATGCCGGTCGGCAGCCTGTCAGGTATCGCCCCCGGTGCGCGGGTGGTGCCGCTGCCGGATACCGGGCGTCTGCCGATGGGCCGCTCGATGCTCGGTCGGGTGCTCGACGGCGCCGGCCGTGCCCTGGATGGCAAGGGCGGCATGAAGGCCGAGGACTGGGTGCCGATGGACGGCCCGACCATCAACCCGCTCAAACGCCATCCGATCGAACAGCCGCTGGATGTCGGCATCCGCAGCATCAATGGCCTGCTCACGGTAGGCCGCGGCCAGCGCCTGGGGCTGTTCGCCGGTACCGGCGTCGGCAAGAGCGTGCTGCTCGGCATGATGACCCGCTTCACCGAGGCGGAGATCATCGTGGTCGGGCTGATCGGCGAGCGCGGCCGGGAGGTCAAGGAGTTCATCGACGAGATCCTCGGCGAAGAGGGGATCAAGCGCTCGGTGGTGGTGGCCTCGCCGGCCGACGATGCGCCGCTGATGCGCCTGCGCGCGGCCATGTACTGCACGCGGATCGCCGAGTACTTTCGCGACAAGGGCAAGAACGTCCTGCTGCTGATGGATTCCCTGACCCGCTTCGCCCAGGCCCAGCGGGAAATCGCCCTGGCCATCGGCGAGCCGCCGGCGACCAAGGGCTACCCGCCGTCGGTGTTCGCCAAGCTGCCCAAGCTGGTCGAGCGCGCCGGCAACGCCGAGGCCGGCGGCGGTTCGATCACCGCCTTCTACACCGTATTGAGCGAAGGCGACGACCAGCAGGACCCGATCGCCGACGCGGCGCGCGGCGTGCTCGATGGCCATATCGTGCTGTCGCGGCGCCTGGCCGAGGAGGGGCACTACCCGGCCATCGATATCGAGGCCTCGATCAGCCGGGTGATGCCGCAGGTGGTGGCGCCCGAGCACCTGCGCCAGGCGCAGCGCTTCAAGCAGCTCTGGTCACGCTACCAGCAGAGTCGCGACCTGATCAGCGTCGGTGCCTATGTGCCGGGCGGCGATGCCGACACCGACCTGGCCATCGCCCGCCAGCCGGTGATGGTCAAGTACCTGCGCCAGAGTCTGGGCGAAAGCGAAAATCTCGAGCGCAGCAGCGCGCAGCTGGCGGCCACCTTCAACCCCGCCGCAGCCGGGGGCTAAGTGTCGACCAGTCGTGCCGCGCGCCTGGCGCCGGTAATCCAGATGGCCGAACGGGCCGAGCGCGAGGCGGCGGTGCTGCTGGGGCGGGCCCAGGGCCAGTTGCGCCAGGCGGAGGTCAAGCTCGGCGAGCTCGAGCAGTACCTGGCCGATTACCAGCAGCAGTGGATCAGCGAAGGCCAGCGCGGCGTATCCGGGCAGTGGCTGATGAACTATCAGCGCTTTCTCGCCCAGTTGGAGACCGCCATCGGCCAGCAGCGGCAGAGCGTGAACTGGCACCGCGCCAACCTGGACAAGCTACGCGACACCTGGCAGCAGCGTTACGCCCGTCTCGAGGGGCTGCGCAAGCTGGTCCAGCGCTATCGCGATGAGGCCCGGCAGATCGAGGACAAGCGCGAGCAGAAGCTGCTCGATGAGCTGGCGCAACGTCTGTCCGCTCGTGACTCGGGCTGAATGAGGGTTGCCGCTGACGGTTCTGGGTGCTACATCTAAACCCTGCGGAATGTGCATAGGGATCGGCGCTGCGTTGTTTTCGACCAGATGCGCTATCGACCGTGTAGCTGGATAAAGGAGTAAGTCATGGCCATCACCTCGCTGCCCTCGCCTGATGGGCAAGAGCTGACCATAGTGATTCAAGGACGTTTCGATTTCGGTGCGCATCAAGAGTTTCGTGACGCATACGAGCGGGCCAGTCTCAGTCCCGAGCGCTATGTCGTCGACCTCAAGGGCACCACCTATCTGGACAGTTCGGCGCTGGGCATGCTGCTGTTGCTGCGCGACCATGCCGGCGGGGAGCACGCCCAGATCCGGCTGCTCAATTGCAATCCGGATGTGCGCAAGATCCTCGCCATCTCCAATTTCGAGCAGTTGTTCCAGATCGCCTGAAGCGAATGCCAGTGACCATGGCTGAGCCCCTGTCGATCCTGATCGCCGAGGACAATGCGGCCGATCGCCTGCTGTTGTCGACCATCGTCAGCCGTCAGGGCCACCGCGCCCTGACGGCAAGCAATGGCCGCGAGGCGGTCGAGCTGTTCGAACGCGAGCATCCACAGCTGGTATTGATGGATGCACTGATGCCGGTAATGGACGGCTTCGAGGCGGCCCGGCAGATCAAGCGGATGGCTGGCGAGGCGCTGGTGCCGATCATCTTCCTGACCTCCCTGACCGAGGGTGAAGCCTTGGTGCGCTGCCTGGAGGCAGGTGGCGACGATTTTCTCGCAAAACCCTACAACCGGGTCATCCTCGAGGCCAAGATCAAGGCCATGGATCGCCTGCGTCGCCTGCAGGACACCGTGCTGCAGCAGCGCGACCTGATCGCCAAGCACAACGACTACCTGCTGAACGAGCAACGTGTGGCCAAGGCGGTCTTCGACAAGGTGGCGCACTCCGGCTGCCTGAATGCGCCGAATATCCGCTACCTGCAATCCCCTTACGCCTTGTTCAATGGCGACCTGCTGCTGGCGGCCTACAAGCCCAATGGCGGCATGCATGTGTTGCTCGGGGACTTCACCGGCCATGGTTTGCCGGCGGCGATCGGCGCCATGCCGCTGGCCGAGGTGTTCTACGGCATGACCGCCAAGGGCTATTCCCTGGCCGAGATCCTGCGCGAGATGAACGCCAAGCTCAAACGCATCCTGCCGGTGGGCATGTTCTGCTGCACCACCATGCTGAGCTTGAGCGCGCAGCGCCGCGAGGTCGAAGTGTGGAACGGCGGTTTGCCCGATGGCTACTTGCTGCGCGGGGCCAGTGGCGAGCGCGTTGCCTTGCCATCCCGTCATTTGCCGCTGGGAATCCTCGATACGCGGGCGTTCGACGACGAGTATCAGGTCTATCCCCTGGAGCCGGGCGACCGGATCGTCCTGCTTTCCGATGGCGTACTGGAAGCGCGCAACGGCGATGGCCAACTGTTCGGCGAAGCGCGCTTGCTCGAAGTGTTTGCCGAGAACCGCGCGCCGGACCGCGTTTTCGAGGATATCCAGCAGGCGCTGGTGACTTTTCGCGGGGAGCAGGAGGATGACATCAGCCTGGTCGAGGTCAGCGCGGTTGAGGCCAGCGCGCTGAGCCGGCCACCCCTGGCGTTTTCCGGCAGCGGCCAGAACAACCCGCTGGACTGGTCGGCGAGCTTCGAGTTCCGCGGGGAAACCTTGCGGCGTTTCAATCCATTGCCGTTCATCCTGCAGCTACTGCTCGAGGTGCAGGGCCTGCGGCCCCAGGGAGGGGCCCTCTACAGCGTGCTCGCCGAGCTCTATTCGAACGCCCTGGAGCATGGCGTGCTGGGCCTGGACTCGGCGCTCAAGCGCGATGCGGAGGGCTTCGCCGAGTACTACCGACAGCGCAGTGCGCGCCTGGACGGCCTCGACGACGGCTATGTGCGTTTTCATCTGCAGCTACGGCCCGAGGCGGGCGGTGGCCGGCTCATCGCAAGGGTCGAGGACAGCGGTCCTGGGTTCGACGGACAGGCGATTCTGGAGAGGCAGATGCGCCTCGACAGCCTCTGTGGGCGGGGGCTCGCCCTGGTTCGTCAGCTGAGCGAGCGCTGCACCTGGCCGGCCGACGGCCAGGGCGTGTGCGTGGAGTTCTCCTGGCGGCTTGAGGCATAATCGCGCTCGTTTTGATCAGGGAGTGACCGGGGTGTCCGATAGCCATCTGGACAGCGCCGTGCAGTCGGTGCTGCAGGACGTCATGGAGGCTGAGTATCCGGTGCTGCTGGATACTTTTCTGACTGACTCCGAGGAGCGCCTTCGTCTGCTGCATGAGGCTGAACTGGCCGCAGATGCACAGGCGTTGCGCCTGGCTGCGCATAGCTTCAAGGGCAGTTGCAGCAACATGGGCGCGCCGATACTCGCCGACCTGTGCCGGCAACTGGAGGAGGCGGGGCGTCGCGAACAAGTGGGCGAGGCGGCCGAACTCATCGAGCAGATCGAGCGCGAGTTCGCCATCGTGCGCATCCTGTGCAGGGCCGAGCTCCAGCGCTACCGTCTCTAGGCGTATTGCCCGCAGCCTGTCCGCTACCGCGTCGCCGGCGCGGATGCCCCGACCCAAGAATTGGCCCATCCTTTGCAGTGATCACGGCACGACCCATCCGAACGGAGAGTGCCCGTGTCCGTCGCCCCAGATGTTCTGCTCAAACCGGCCGCTGAAGTCAGGCCGAAAACGCCGCCGGGAAAAGCCCCGGCCAAACCGGCCGAACCCAGCAAAAATGAGGGTTCCAGCTTCTCTCAGGTGTATGCGAAGGAACGCCAGGCCGGCTCCGCGGAGCGCGCCGACGGGGCTGCCAAGCCCAGTCGCGAGAAGAAAACCGACCAGGACGATGCCGTTCAGCCTCAAGCCGACGCTGCCGCCGCGCCGCCTCCGCTTGCCGAAAGCGGCAACGCCTTGCCGAGCGAGTCGGCGGACGAGCCCCCCATAGTCGATCCCTTGCTGCTGTTGGGGCTGAATAGCCATCAGTCGCAGGTCGAGGTGTCCGCGGAAGTGCTTCCGGAGGGGGAGGGGGCAATGCCGCTGACCGGGGCCAGTCTGGTCGGCTCGGGACCGGCGAGCCTGACCGAGGCCAGTCTCGACCCTGAACTGGAGGCTCTGAATCAGGTGCCGGCGGTGCGCATGGCCCTGGACCTGGGGGCCAAGGCTAAGGAAGCTGCGGCTGAGCAGCAGGCCACGACCAGCGCGGCGGCGCAGGCCACGCTCAATGCGGGGCAAGGGTTTGCCGGCGCCATGGCCGCGATGGCCGCGCAGCAGAGCGAGAAGGGGGGCGGGGAGTCGGCCGAGGTGCCGCTGCTCGAATTGACCGCTGAGGGGCTGGAGAGTTTGAAAGAGAGCTCGGCCGACAACCGTCCGGAGAACTTCGTCAGCAAGCTCAGCGCGTTGAGCCAGGCGATCGGCCAGCAGAGCCCGTTGGCGCCCCGTGCTGCGCTGGTTCCGGGGCAGCCGGTAGCAATGCAGCAAGGCGGCTGGAGCGAGGCGGTGGTGGATCGGGTGATGTGGCTGTCCAGCCAGAACCTCAAGTCCGCCGAGATCCAGCTCGATCCCGCCGAACTGGGTCGCCTGGAGGTGCGCATTAACATGGCCCAGGACCAGACCCAGGTGACCTTCGCCAGCCCCAATGCGGGCGTCCGTGATGCATTGGAGGGGCAGATGCACCGGCTGCGCGAACTGTTCGCTCAGCAGGGCATGAATCTGCTCGATGTCAACGTCTCGGACCAGTCCCTGAGTCGCGGCTGGCAGGGGCAGGAGGGGAACGACAGTGGGCGTGGAGGTGGCAATCAGGCATCGCTCGGCGGCCTCGAGGATGAGTCGGCCGCCGGCACGGTCGAGCTGCCAGTCAGGTCGCAGATTAGTGATCGTGGTCTGGTCGACTATTACGCCTAGTGGAGTGTGTTTGCAGCGCTGGTCGCTGACACGCTGGGACACCGCCTGAAAGCCAATCGCAGGAAGCGGTCTGGAGGTTTGCACGTGACAACGGCGCAGGGGCCTGTTATATCGGCTGCCCCGGATGACTCCGCTGCGTTCTATAGGGAGCGGCCGGCGAAGTCCCGGTCGCTGGCTTGCGTGCAAGGCAAGCCGGAATTCCAGGGGCAGCACGTCAGGAACCTTTGAGGCAAAGCTGGCATAACACTTGCTGCCGAACTCCCTAAAGCGGATGGTACGCCGCTCAGTGACGGATTATTGGCATGGCAAAGACAGACGAGTCGCAGGACTCCGCAGGCGTTGAGGCGAAGCCGGCAGGCAAGCTCAAACCTATCATTTTGGTTGTGCTGGCTTTGCTGTTGGCTTTGGCACTGTCGGTCGGCGGAACCTGGTTCTTCCTCAGTACAGGGAGCACGAAGCAGGCCACTGGTACCAATGAAACGGTTGAGCGGAGTGTGCCGGGCAAGCAGCCGGCGATTTATGAAACTCTGGCTCCGGCCTTCGTGGTCAACTTCGATTACAAAGGACGTCCTCGCTACATGCAAGTCAGTGTGGCCCTGATGGCCCGTGATCAGGCCGCCCTGGACGCGCTCAAGGTGCACATGCCGGTATTGCGTAATCGGTTGGTGATGTTGTTCTCCGGCCAGGACTTCGAAGCCTTGTCGACTCCGGTAGGCGTGGAAGTACTGCGCCAGCAGGCGACGGCTAGGGTGCAGGAGCTGGCGCAGAAGGAGACGGGCCAACTGGCCGTCGAGCAAGTGTTGTTCACGAATTTCGTATTGCAGTAGTCAGGAGTCGGAGATGGCCGTGCAAGACCTGCTCTCCCAGGATGAAATCGACGCCCTGCTGCATGGCGTCGACGACGGCCTGGTCGAGACCGAGGACGCCGCCGAGCCTGGCAGCGTCAAACAATATGACCTGACCAGCCAGGACCGCATCGTCCGCGGGCGCATGCCGACCCTGGAGATGATCAACGAGCGCTTCGCCCGCTACACCCGCATCAGCATGTTCAACCTGCTGCGCCGCTCGGCGGACGTGGCGGTCGGCGGCGTGCAGGTGATGAAGTTCGGCGAGTACGTGCATTCGCTGTACGTGCCGACCAGCCTCAACCTGGTGAAGATGAAGCCGCTGCGTGGCACCGGTCTGTTCATTCTGGATGCCAAGCTGGTGTTCAAGCTGGTCGACAACTTCTTCGGCGGCGACGGTCGCCACGCCAAGATCGAGGGTCGGGAGTTCACCCCCACCGAGCTGCGTGTGGTGCGCATGGTCCTGGATCAGGCCTTCATCGACCTGAAGGAGGCCTGGCAGGCCGTGATGCCGATCAACTTCGAGTACGTCAACTCGGAGGTGAATCCGGCGCTGGCCAACATCGTCAGCCCCAGCGAGGTCATCGTGGTGTCGACCTTCCATATCGAGCTGGACGGCGGCGGCGGCGACCTGCACATCACCATGCCCTATTCGATGATCGAGCCGATCCGCGAGATGCTCGACGCCGGCTTCCAGTCCGATGTCGACGACCAGGATGAGCGCTGGGTCAAGGCCCTGCGCGAGGACATCATCGACGTCAGGGTGCCCCTGGGCGCCACTGTGGCGCGTCGTCAGCTGAAGCTGCGCGACATCCTGCACATGCAGCCCGGCGACGTGATTCCGGTGGACATGCCCGACCACGTGGTCATGCGCGCCAACGGCGTACCGGCGTTCAAGGTCAAGCTCGGTGCGCACAAGGGCAACCTGGCCTTCCAGGTATTAGAACCGATCGAGCGCCCGCGCTAAGCGCCGGGCACCCCGTTACCCGCCAGTCGAGGACATACGATGGCCGACACCGATGAAACCACCTCCCCCGAGGAGCAAGCGCTGGCCGACGAGTGGGCTGCGGCCCTGTCCGAGTCCGGTGATGCCGGTCAGGACGACATCGATGCCATGCTCGCCGCCAGCGGCACGGGTGCCAAGTCCCCCCCGAGCGCGCCGCGGGCGCCGATGGAAGAGTTCGGCAGCAGTCCGAAGAGCAACCAGGCGGTCAGCCTGGATGGGCCTAACCTGGACGTGATTCTCGATATTCCGGTGTCGATCTCCATGGAAGTGGGGAACACCGACATCACCATCCGCAACCTGCTGCAGCTCAACCAGGGCTCGGTGATCGAGCTGGACCGCCTGGCTGGCGAGCCGCTGGACGTGCTGGTCAATGGCACCCTGATCGCCCACGGCGAGGTGGTGGTGGTCAACGAGAAGTTCGGCATCCGCCTGACGGACGTGATCAGCCCGAGCGAACGCATCAAGAAGCTGCGCTAGGCATGCACAAACTCATTGGCGTCATCCTGGCCACGCCGCTGACGGCCCTGGCCGCCGAGCCGGCGGCGCAGGCAGGCCCTTCTTTGGCCGACGGCGGCATGGCGGGGCAACTGCTGCAACTGCTGTTGGGGCTGCTGCTGGTGGTCGGCCTGATCTTTCTTTTGGCTTGGCTGATGCGTCGGGTCCAGCAGGTCGGGCCCCGCGGCGGTCAGGTGATCAAGATTCTCGCCAGTCAGGCA
The genomic region above belongs to Pseudomonas benzenivorans and contains:
- the fliI gene encoding flagellar protein export ATPase FliI, with protein sequence MRLERTSFGKRLAGYREAVQLPVQPVVEGRLLRMVGLTLEAEGLRAALGSRCLVINDDSYHAVQVEAEVMGFSNGKIYLMPVGSLSGIAPGARVVPLPDTGRLPMGRSMLGRVLDGAGRALDGKGGMKAEDWVPMDGPTINPLKRHPIEQPLDVGIRSINGLLTVGRGQRLGLFAGTGVGKSVLLGMMTRFTEAEIIVVGLIGERGREVKEFIDEILGEEGIKRSVVVASPADDAPLMRLRAAMYCTRIAEYFRDKGKNVLLLMDSLTRFAQAQREIALAIGEPPATKGYPPSVFAKLPKLVERAGNAEAGGGSITAFYTVLSEGDDQQDPIADAARGVLDGHIVLSRRLAEEGHYPAIDIEASISRVMPQVVAPEHLRQAQRFKQLWSRYQQSRDLISVGAYVPGGDADTDLAIARQPVMVKYLRQSLGESENLERSSAQLAATFNPAAAGG
- the fliJ gene encoding flagellar export protein FliJ, encoding MSTSRAARLAPVIQMAERAEREAAVLLGRAQGQLRQAEVKLGELEQYLADYQQQWISEGQRGVSGQWLMNYQRFLAQLETAIGQQRQSVNWHRANLDKLRDTWQQRYARLEGLRKLVQRYRDEARQIEDKREQKLLDELAQRLSARDSG
- a CDS encoding STAS domain-containing protein, coding for MAITSLPSPDGQELTIVIQGRFDFGAHQEFRDAYERASLSPERYVVDLKGTTYLDSSALGMLLLLRDHAGGEHAQIRLLNCNPDVRKILAISNFEQLFQIA
- a CDS encoding fused response regulator/phosphatase, whose product is MAEPLSILIAEDNAADRLLLSTIVSRQGHRALTASNGREAVELFEREHPQLVLMDALMPVMDGFEAARQIKRMAGEALVPIIFLTSLTEGEALVRCLEAGGDDFLAKPYNRVILEAKIKAMDRLRRLQDTVLQQRDLIAKHNDYLLNEQRVAKAVFDKVAHSGCLNAPNIRYLQSPYALFNGDLLLAAYKPNGGMHVLLGDFTGHGLPAAIGAMPLAEVFYGMTAKGYSLAEILREMNAKLKRILPVGMFCCTTMLSLSAQRREVEVWNGGLPDGYLLRGASGERVALPSRHLPLGILDTRAFDDEYQVYPLEPGDRIVLLSDGVLEARNGDGQLFGEARLLEVFAENRAPDRVFEDIQQALVTFRGEQEDDISLVEVSAVEASALSRPPLAFSGSGQNNPLDWSASFEFRGETLRRFNPLPFILQLLLEVQGLRPQGGALYSVLAELYSNALEHGVLGLDSALKRDAEGFAEYYRQRSARLDGLDDGYVRFHLQLRPEAGGGRLIARVEDSGPGFDGQAILERQMRLDSLCGRGLALVRQLSERCTWPADGQGVCVEFSWRLEA
- a CDS encoding Hpt domain-containing protein is translated as MSDSHLDSAVQSVLQDVMEAEYPVLLDTFLTDSEERLRLLHEAELAADAQALRLAAHSFKGSCSNMGAPILADLCRQLEEAGRREQVGEAAELIEQIEREFAIVRILCRAELQRYRL
- a CDS encoding flagellar hook-length control protein FliK, which translates into the protein MSVAPDVLLKPAAEVRPKTPPGKAPAKPAEPSKNEGSSFSQVYAKERQAGSAERADGAAKPSREKKTDQDDAVQPQADAAAAPPPLAESGNALPSESADEPPIVDPLLLLGLNSHQSQVEVSAEVLPEGEGAMPLTGASLVGSGPASLTEASLDPELEALNQVPAVRMALDLGAKAKEAAAEQQATTSAAAQATLNAGQGFAGAMAAMAAQQSEKGGGESAEVPLLELTAEGLESLKESSADNRPENFVSKLSALSQAIGQQSPLAPRAALVPGQPVAMQQGGWSEAVVDRVMWLSSQNLKSAEIQLDPAELGRLEVRINMAQDQTQVTFASPNAGVRDALEGQMHRLRELFAQQGMNLLDVNVSDQSLSRGWQGQEGNDSGRGGGNQASLGGLEDESAAGTVELPVRSQISDRGLVDYYA
- the fliL gene encoding flagellar basal body-associated protein FliL, yielding MAKTDESQDSAGVEAKPAGKLKPIILVVLALLLALALSVGGTWFFLSTGSTKQATGTNETVERSVPGKQPAIYETLAPAFVVNFDYKGRPRYMQVSVALMARDQAALDALKVHMPVLRNRLVMLFSGQDFEALSTPVGVEVLRQQATARVQELAQKETGQLAVEQVLFTNFVLQ
- the fliM gene encoding flagellar motor switch protein FliM, producing the protein MAVQDLLSQDEIDALLHGVDDGLVETEDAAEPGSVKQYDLTSQDRIVRGRMPTLEMINERFARYTRISMFNLLRRSADVAVGGVQVMKFGEYVHSLYVPTSLNLVKMKPLRGTGLFILDAKLVFKLVDNFFGGDGRHAKIEGREFTPTELRVVRMVLDQAFIDLKEAWQAVMPINFEYVNSEVNPALANIVSPSEVIVVSTFHIELDGGGGDLHITMPYSMIEPIREMLDAGFQSDVDDQDERWVKALREDIIDVRVPLGATVARRQLKLRDILHMQPGDVIPVDMPDHVVMRANGVPAFKVKLGAHKGNLAFQVLEPIERPR
- the fliN gene encoding flagellar motor switch protein FliN — its product is MADTDETTSPEEQALADEWAAALSESGDAGQDDIDAMLAASGTGAKSPPSAPRAPMEEFGSSPKSNQAVSLDGPNLDVILDIPVSISMEVGNTDITIRNLLQLNQGSVIELDRLAGEPLDVLVNGTLIAHGEVVVVNEKFGIRLTDVISPSERIKKLR
- the fliO gene encoding flagellar biosynthetic protein FliO, whose protein sequence is MHKLIGVILATPLTALAAEPAAQAGPSLADGGMAGQLLQLLLGLLLVVGLIFLLAWLMRRVQQVGPRGGQVIKILASQALAPRDRLVLVQVGQEQILLGLTPGRITPLHVLAEPVHLPDGQPASTEFAQRLMELLGKDQKDKT